In a single window of the Drosophila albomicans strain 15112-1751.03 chromosome 3, ASM965048v2, whole genome shotgun sequence genome:
- the LOC117569174 gene encoding RING-type E3 ubiquitin-protein ligase PPIL2 yields MGKRQHQKDKMYLTYTEWSEFYGGKKVESLENEHIKFKRLPFGNCCITMAPFEMPYSDLNGNVFEYEAILKFLKKFKVNPITGQKMDSKSLIKLHFHKNANDEYHCPALFKPFSKNSHIVAVGTTGNVYCWEAIEQLNIKTKNWKDLIDDTPFLRKDIITIQDPQHLEKYDISKFYYIRKSLRILTEEEELERKDPSGRIKTMNLETKETLAQLQKDYQPAEEAPSSSRQTADKFNAAHYSTGAVAASFTSTAMVPVSQSEAAIIDDDLVKYERVNKKGYVRLNTNFGPLNLELYCEQAPRACDNFIKHCADGYYNNVLFHRSIRNFIIQGGDPTGTGSGGKSIWGKPFEDEFKPNLSHTGRGVLSMANAGPATNGSQFFITYRSCKQLDGKHTIFGKLVGGLETLQKMENIEVDNKDRPIEDIIIENTQVYVNPFEEAAEQLATERANEAISKEVAAKKLEQHKRLNEPLKVYREGVGKYLKPSAPKRPDAQSLTAVVPAKKKKNASGFGDFSSW; encoded by the exons GTACTTAACGTACACAGAATGGAGCGAGTTCTATGGCGGCAAAAAAGTTGAATCCTTGGAAAATGAGCACATTAAGTTTAAACGTTTGCCATTTGGCAATTGCTGCATAACAATGGCTCCATTCGAGATGCCCTACAGTGATCTCAATGGCAATGTGTTCGAGTATGAGGCCATATTGAAGTTTCTGAAAAAGTTCAAAGTGAATCCCATTACTGGTCAAAAGATGGACTCCAAATCATTGATTAAACTGCACTTCCACAAGAATGCCAACGACGAGTATCATTGCCCAGCTCTATTCAAGCCATTCAGCAAGAACTCTCATATTGTAGCCGTGGGCACTACGGGCAACGTTTACTGCTGGGAGGCTATCGAGCAGTTGAATATCAAGACCAAGAATTGGAAGGATTTGATTGACGACACACCATTCCTGCGCAAGGACATCATTACCATACAAGATCCACAACATTTAGAAAAGTATGATATATCCAAGTTCTATTATATACGCAAGAGCCTGCGCATTCTAACTGAGGAAGAGGAACTGGAACGCAAAGATCCCTCGGGCCGCATCAAGACCATGAATCTAGAGACGAAGGAGACGTTGGCACAGCTGCAGAAAGACTATCAACCCGCCGAGGAAGCACCATCCAGCTCTAGGCAAACAGCTGACAAGTTCAACGCTGCACATTACTCAACTGGTGCAGTTGCTGCCAGCTTTACTTCCACTGCTATGGTGCCTGTTTCTCAGAGTGAGGCTGCCATCATAGATGATGATTTAGTCAAATATGAACGGGTGAATAAAAAGGGCTATGTGCGCTTGAACACCAACTTTGGTCCGTTGAACCTTGAGCTCTATTGCGAGCAAGCGCCGCGCGCCTGCGATAATTTCATCAAACATTGCGCTGACGGTTATTATAATAACGTTTTATTTCACCGCTCCATAAGAAACTTTATT ATACAAGGCGGGGATCCTACGGGTACGGGATCCGGCGGAAAATCCATTTGGGGCAAGCCATTTGAGGATGAATTCAAACCAAATCTGTCACATACTGGACGTGGAGTGCTCTCCATGGCCAACGCCGGACCTGCTACCAATGGGTCCCAATT TTTTATAACGTATCGCTCGTGCAAGCAACTAGATGGCAAGCACACAATCTTTGGCAAATTGGTGGGAGGCCTTGAGACGCTGCAGAAGATGGAAAACATTGAAGTGGATAATAAGGACCGTCCCATTGAAGACATCATTATAGAGAACACTCAGGTGTATGTCAATCCATTCGAAGAGGCCGCAGAGCAATTGGCAACCGAGCGTGCTAACGAAGCCATCAGCAAAGAAGTAGCTGCCAAAAAGCTGGAACAACATAAACGCTTAAACGAGCCCCTTAAAGTGTATCGCGAAGGCGTCGGCAAGTACCTGAAACCGAGTGCTCCTAAAAGACCTGACGCACAATCTTTAACGGCAGTAGTACCcgcaaaaaagaagaaaaacgcAAGCGGCTTTGGCGACTTCTCCAGTT